The Proteiniphilum propionicum genome contains the following window.
TGGACTCAAATATCAAATATATAGTTTCGGAACAGATTGTAATTGCCGGAATAATGTTTTGGAAAAGAGAGATAAAGATACTGTACAATCTAAATAAATCAATTAAAAATGAAAAAAGAGGATAATGTAACCAGAAGATCATTTCTGAAAGCTTCTGCAGTAGCAGGAGCCGTAGGGGTAATCGGCACAGGATCGGCAGGATTTCTAACATCCTGTAGTGGAGGAACTGAAAAAAGCAAAGGTGGCAGTGTTCCTTTAAAAGAACCAGGGAGCTATTATATTCCCGATCTGCCTGATCTGGCCGCTGATGGTAAAGAGCTTAAAGCCGGTGTTGTAGGTTGTGGAGGACGAGGTTCCGGAGCAGCAATGAACTTTTTGAATGCTGCCAACGGTTTAACTATTGTGGCATTAGGTGATGTTTTTCAGGACAGGGTGGACGGACTGGCAGAAAAGCTTAAGAACGAGAAAAATATTGATATACCTTCCGATAAACGATTTGTCGGCCTTGATGCATATAAACAGGTTATAGACAGCGATATTGATGTGCTTATCGACTGTACGCCTCCATTTTTTCGTGCAGAGCATTTCAAATATGCAGTAGAGAAAAGCAAACATTGCTTTCTCGAGAAGCCAATATGTGTAGATTCTGTTGGCTATCGTACAATAGTGGCAGCGGCTAAACAGGCGAGGGCAAAGAACCTTAGGGTTGTTACCGGAACTCAGCGGCACCACCAGCGCAGTTATGTTGAGTCATTCAAACAAATCATGAACGGCGCCATAGGAGAAATTACCGGTGGTGTTGTATACTGGAACCAGAACATGTTGTGGTATCGCGACCGCCAGCCCGGCTGGAGCGATTTTGAATATATGGTGCGCGACTGGGTTAACTGGAAATGGTTGTCTGGCGATCATATTGTGGAACAGCATGTACATAACATCGACGTGTTTACCTGGTTCTCCGGCCTGAAACCTGTCAGTGCAGTCGGTTTCGGATCGCGTCAACGCCGTATAACGGGAGACCAGTACGATAACTTCAGCATCGACTTCACAATGGAGAACGGGGTGCACCTGCACAGTATGTGCCGCCAGATCGATGGCTGTGCCAACAATGTTAGCGAGTTTATCCAGGGAACTAAAGGTTCGTGGTCAAGTGACGGCGGTCATGTTATCAAAGACCTCGAGGGGAACGTTATCTGGCAATACGACGGTGAAGCTGAGAAAGCCGAGTTCCAGCAGACCGATCCATATACACTAGAACATGTGAACCTGATAAACTGCATACGTGGGAACAATCCCATTGAGCAGGCATCAGAGACAGCCATATCGAATATGGCGGCAATCATGGGTCGCGAGTCGGCATATACAGGGCAGATGGTTACCTGGGATGCCATGACTGCGGCACCGCTCGATTATACTCCTGCCGACCTGAATATCGGTAAAATGGAAATGAAGGGGTTCTCGGTTCCTGTACCGGGAAGCGCTAAATAAATTGAAATTATTATGACTTTTGACAGACGAAGATTTCTAAAAACTACCATCGCGGGTTCTGCTGCCATGGCTATTGGGGGATGTAACTCTTTTGGTTCTGCAAACACCAGAAGCCAGGTGACTTCCAGTAAAGCAAAACTAAATATCTCCTTTCAGGAGGGTATAGCACCGGGAGATAGCCTCAACGAGAAGTTCGACTTCATGGAGAAGCATGGAGTTGTAGGTTTTGAACCGCAAGGCAGAGGAATCCGCGACCGTATTCAGGAGATCAGAGATGCTCTCAATGAGCGCAACATCAAGGTTAGCGCCATTTGTGCAGGTTTCGACGGATTTATCCTGTCCACCGATCCTGCCGTCCGTAAGCAATGCCGTAACACGATGGAGGACCTTATTATTGCCGCCGGGGAACTGGGATCTATCGGCGTCATCATAGTTCCGGCATTCAACAGCCAGGTTCCCGTTATGCCCCATAATCAGGAGACACGCGATTTTCTCTGTGAGCAGTTCGAAGAAATGGGTACCTTTGCACAGCAACAGGGAACCACCGTCATCTTGGAACCGCTCAATCGCAGAGAGGCCTTTTACCTGCGCCAGGTAGGCGATGCTGCATCCATTTGCCGCGATATCAATAACCCGGGTGTGAAATGCATGGGCGATTTCTGGCATATGACCTGGGAGGAGAACTCCGATATGGGAGCGTTTATCTCAGCTGGCGAACATCTGCAGCATGTGCATGTTGCCAGCCGCAAACGCCGCAGCATGCCCGGAGAAGATGGAGAAGCTGATAACTATGTTAACGGTTTTAAAGGGCTGAAAATGATCGGATACGACAAATATGTCAGTTTCGAGTGTGGTTGCCAGGGAGACCGTAAAGTGGTAGTACCCGCGGCTCTTGAGTTACTTCGTAAACAATGGGAAGAGGCCTGAGGCCGCTTCACTGTTTCCGGTTTGATGAAAAATGAGTGAAAGAAATCGGATTTTTCACTCATTTTTTATCACTGGATAAATGAGTTATAGTAACCATTTCAGTCAAGCTTGGCTTCAGTTTATCTGTTTAAAGCAAAAGTAAAACAAGCTAGTAACATTTTGTATCAATAATTACGGCATGGACAGATTACTGAAACTTCTTACCTCCTATAAGGCAACCATTACCCTGTTGTTTGTTTATGCTATTGGTTTGGCAACAGCTACGATTTTGGAAAAACAGATGGGTACCGAGGCAGCCAAAATGCTTATATACTACTCACCACTGTTTATCTTACTGCAGTTCCTGTTGGTGCTTAACTTCATCCTTATTCTTATTCGTCAAAATTTCATCAAAAGGAAAAGATGGGCAATGGTTGTGGTTCATTTAGCTCTTGTAGTCATCCTTGCGGGCGCATTAGTTACTTTCCTGTTCGGGAAAGAGGGGCAGATACATATCCGTGAGGGTGAAAAGGCAGACACAATGATGATGCATACATCAAATGGAATTAAGACCGAGAGGATGCCTTTTGTGCTGGAACTTGCCGAATTCAGGATTATCCGTTATCCAGGATCTGAAAGCCCATCATCTTACGAGAGCGATCTGCTGATACATATCAATGGTGAAGTGAGGGAGATGAAACTGTTTATGAACAACGTGCTTGATTTAGAAGGATATCGATTTTTCCAAGCTTCTTACGATCACGATGAGAAAGGTACTATCCTTTCGGTCAACAGTGATGTGGCTGGACGAACTATCACCTATACAGGTTACCTCATTCTTGTGTTTGGCTTCATCCTTATGTTCATTCTTCCCGGTTCACATTTCAGAAAACTTGCAAGACAGCTTAAGGAGACAAGGGAGAGTGCAAGGAAAACCGTGATGACGCTCACTATGGTACTGATTACCATGGTAAGCCAGGGACAGGAGCTGCCAGGTAGCCATATGATTGAAGAGATACAACAAAATACCATACCGCAGGAACATGCGGCAAGGTTTGGTGCATTGCCGGTACAGTTTCACGGGCGCGTGATGCCTATGAACACTTTTTCATCAGAGATATTACGAAAAATATATAAGAAACCGGTATATGGCAATCTCAACTCCGACCAGTTCCTTCTGAGCCTGATTGCACAGCCGCAGATGTGGATGCAGGTACCAGTTATCTCCATGGCAAACGAACAGATCAGTGACCGGTATAACCTGCCGGTAGAACATGTTGCTTACTATCATTTTTTTGATCATAGGGGAGACTATCGGCTATTGCCTCAACTGCAGGAGATATATCATAAACCGGCAGGTGAACGGAGTACTTTCGATAAAGACCTGTTAAAGCTTGATGAAAGGGTAAACATTTTATATCAGTTGTTTAACGGTGCTATGCCGGGCATCTTTCCCAATCCTCACGGCTCTTCTCACACATGGTATGCTCCGGGCGGCAATCTATCTGTTTTCAACGAAAAAGACTCACTTTTTATAACAAACACATTCGCATGGTACCTCTCGGAAGTTACACTCTCGCTCAGTAGCGGTGATTGGAGCAAACCCGGCAGGGTGCTCGATTTGATTGAAGAGTATCAACGGAAGAACGACAAAGCCTCGCTTATCAACCCTAAAAAACTTGAGGCCGAAATCCGTTATAACCATCTGAATATTTTTAATCA
Protein-coding sequences here:
- a CDS encoding Gfo/Idh/MocA family oxidoreductase — encoded protein: MKKEDNVTRRSFLKASAVAGAVGVIGTGSAGFLTSCSGGTEKSKGGSVPLKEPGSYYIPDLPDLAADGKELKAGVVGCGGRGSGAAMNFLNAANGLTIVALGDVFQDRVDGLAEKLKNEKNIDIPSDKRFVGLDAYKQVIDSDIDVLIDCTPPFFRAEHFKYAVEKSKHCFLEKPICVDSVGYRTIVAAAKQARAKNLRVVTGTQRHHQRSYVESFKQIMNGAIGEITGGVVYWNQNMLWYRDRQPGWSDFEYMVRDWVNWKWLSGDHIVEQHVHNIDVFTWFSGLKPVSAVGFGSRQRRITGDQYDNFSIDFTMENGVHLHSMCRQIDGCANNVSEFIQGTKGSWSSDGGHVIKDLEGNVIWQYDGEAEKAEFQQTDPYTLEHVNLINCIRGNNPIEQASETAISNMAAIMGRESAYTGQMVTWDAMTAAPLDYTPADLNIGKMEMKGFSVPVPGSAK
- a CDS encoding sugar phosphate isomerase/epimerase family protein; translation: MAIGGCNSFGSANTRSQVTSSKAKLNISFQEGIAPGDSLNEKFDFMEKHGVVGFEPQGRGIRDRIQEIRDALNERNIKVSAICAGFDGFILSTDPAVRKQCRNTMEDLIIAAGELGSIGVIIVPAFNSQVPVMPHNQETRDFLCEQFEEMGTFAQQQGTTVILEPLNRREAFYLRQVGDAASICRDINNPGVKCMGDFWHMTWEENSDMGAFISAGEHLQHVHVASRKRRSMPGEDGEADNYVNGFKGLKMIGYDKYVSFECGCQGDRKVVVPAALELLRKQWEEA
- the ccsA gene encoding cytochrome c biogenesis protein CcsA; its protein translation is MDRLLKLLTSYKATITLLFVYAIGLATATILEKQMGTEAAKMLIYYSPLFILLQFLLVLNFILILIRQNFIKRKRWAMVVVHLALVVILAGALVTFLFGKEGQIHIREGEKADTMMMHTSNGIKTERMPFVLELAEFRIIRYPGSESPSSYESDLLIHINGEVREMKLFMNNVLDLEGYRFFQASYDHDEKGTILSVNSDVAGRTITYTGYLILVFGFILMFILPGSHFRKLARQLKETRESARKTVMTLTMVLITMVSQGQELPGSHMIEEIQQNTIPQEHAARFGALPVQFHGRVMPMNTFSSEILRKIYKKPVYGNLNSDQFLLSLIAQPQMWMQVPVISMANEQISDRYNLPVEHVAYYHFFDHRGDYRLLPQLQEIYHKPAGERSTFDKDLLKLDERVNILYQLFNGAMPGIFPNPHGSSHTWYAPGGNLSVFNEKDSLFITNTFAWYLSEVTLSLSSGDWSKPGRVLDLIEEYQRKNDKASLINPKKLEAEIRYNHLNIFNHCKEGYFLFGGILLMLAFMLMLNERKWIRYASALFIGGTLLVFLIHIYGMGMRWYISGYAPWSNSYETMVYVAWATVLAGLIFGRKSTITLALATLFGGIILFVSGLNWMDPQIDTLVPVLKSPWLMFHVAVIVGAYGFFGISFLLGITNLLIMTFTKKSMLLSYRIRELTIINNLSLLAGLALMATGTFLGAVWANESWGRYWGWDPKETWALITIVVYSIVTHIHLIKKWDNEWIFNLLSVFAFSSVLMTFLGVNYFLSGMHSYGQTESTTSVFLYIAIAFLMIGILGIFSYRKRTIFKQDLLEKVSK